A region from the Paraurantiacibacter namhicola genome encodes:
- a CDS encoding S4 domain-containing protein, which translates to MREGGLRLDKLLCYLRFARSRAAARDWIEAGHFRRNGQRIEQAGQCVWVDDILTMPLRSGVLVVRILAIPQRRGSPAEAREHYHVLDPARPLAIAGREDRLPDGRNEQGHAAP; encoded by the coding sequence ATGCGCGAGGGCGGCCTGCGGCTGGACAAGCTGCTGTGCTACCTGCGTTTCGCGCGCTCCCGCGCCGCCGCCCGCGACTGGATCGAGGCCGGCCATTTCCGCCGCAACGGCCAGCGGATCGAGCAGGCAGGCCAGTGCGTGTGGGTGGATGATATCCTCACCATGCCGCTGCGATCGGGCGTGCTGGTGGTGCGCATCCTGGCCATCCCGCAGCGCCGCGGATCGCCGGCAGAGGCACGCGAACATTACCATGTGCTTGACCCGGCACGCCCTTTGGCCATAGCAGGCCGCGAAGACCGGCTGCCGGATGGCCGGAATGAACAAGGACACGCCGCGCCATGA
- the fdxA gene encoding ferredoxin FdxA, translating into MTYVVTDACIKCKYTDCVEVCPVDCFYEGENMLVINPSECIDCGVCEPECPAEAILPDTEDGQEKWLEINTKFSAEWPNITEKKDPPADADEHKGEEGKYEKFFSPEPGEGD; encoded by the coding sequence ATGACCTATGTCGTCACCGATGCCTGCATCAAGTGCAAGTACACCGACTGCGTGGAGGTGTGCCCCGTCGACTGCTTCTATGAGGGCGAGAACATGCTCGTCATCAATCCTTCGGAATGCATCGATTGCGGCGTGTGCGAGCCGGAATGCCCGGCCGAAGCGATCCTTCCCGATACCGAGGACGGCCAGGAAAAATGGCTGGAGATCAACACCAAGTTCTCCGCCGAATGGCCCAACATCACGGAAAAGAAGGATCCGCCCGCCGATGCCGACGAGCACAAGGGCGAAGAGGGCAAGTACGAGAAGTTCTTCTCTCCCGAGCCCGGCGAAGGCGACTGA